In the Drosophila virilis strain 15010-1051.87 chromosome 4, Dvir_AGI_RSII-ME, whole genome shotgun sequence genome, tgcatgtgtgtgtgtgtgtctctttgTGTGCATTAATTTGATAGTACATAAGACTAGTCTGACTGAAAAAGACTTTGAAAAAACTCAagaatgtaaatgtatatataaaattgatgTCTGTTACAATTATGTTACAATTATCCATGTACTGTACACATTCCTGGGAAATATCAAGGCTTAGAAATAACTTACTCAATTATGCAGGAGAACCCTTGAATTAATCCTCTACAAGAAATCTATTTTGTTTACCCGTGAGAGCATATATTCATGTAACATTCAAGTAAAACTTAAACACTTCTAATTAACATATGCAACTATGTTAACAAAATTCTGTAGATTAATCTTGGTAAAGCTCACATAAATGTAAAgcttacataaatatttaaatagataacatatttaatatatcaACATATCCCTTCTTAGTTGAAGTTATAGTCCTTTCATTGTAAATAACTTTCAAACAGAATTTCCCATTATATTAACAGAGCACTCTTAACGGCTGTTCGTAAAATCTTTTTAACATttggtataaaaatgtttaaactGTAAACTCCTAGTAGGATCGTAGCAGTAACGACTGTTATTAACATTACAATTATATGTTGTTTAACATTCTAATTGTTAACATTCTAATATGTACTTTAACATTTGTAGGCTGCAAGCTGTATCACAACAAAATACTAAAGGAGCTGTGGCTGGGCTACAATGATTTGGATTGCACCGATGCTCAGCATATTGCGGACATGCTGCGCTTTAACCACAGCATCGAGCTGATTGAcattagcaacaacaacatacgCGACGAGGGCGCCATGTACCTGGTGCAGGCGCTCATCCTGCAGGCCACCGAGCTGGAGCGTCGCAGTGGCTTGCCGCTGCAGCGTGCGCGAGCCATTGAGGACGATGAGCTGGTGTCGCCCATGGAGACAACGGCGTCGGCGCAGTTGGCAGGCCGCAGCGAGCAATGCAGCAGCCAAATACAGTCGGAGGCACATGCGACTGACCCCAGCACAACGCCAAAAGCCATTGATGTCCTGGAAACGGTTGtcgagcagcagccagcagcaggggcagcagcaggagcagcagcagccgaagaGCCGAGCACCAGTGAACCAGCCGTTGCCCTGCTTGTGGATGTGGACAACGATGCTGACGATGACAATACAGAGACAGACACGGTGCGCACTCTGAGGAGCGGCAATCAGAGTGCAACTGGGCAATCCATGCTGGACAAATTGCTTTCGAtgaacagcgacagcagcagcgaggagGCGCCATCCAATATATCCACCGACACACTGGCCGCCTGCTGCTCCGAGGACATTAGTGAGATCAGCAATGATGTCTACGATGCTGCTGGCAAATtgcaatcagcagcagcagccacaacatcCACAGATGAGTCCACAACGACGCTGGTTGATCCAATTCTGGACCAACTAACTCCATCAatccagcaacagcaaagttCCCAAACTGAACGCAACTTATGTGGTAATATACATTTTCGATTTCTAAATGCAATTAAGTTGGTTCTATAGATATTTATGAACTACTTGCGAATTATTACTAACATAATTAACTGACATTTTTGCAGCTGAACTTGCAGATTATTTATTGGGCATATTCCTGTTTTTACTTTAGGGACTTGTTACCGCATGAAAATCGGAAATCTGCCGAAATGAGATTCACATTTTACAAAATCCTAACAAGcgaatatatactatatacatatatatatatatatttacctagttgattgaaaaagtttatataaaaaatatcttgaaaatgttttgaatgcCAAAAGCAGCTGTAAGATATTAAATGTTTGTGGAAATCCTTTGTACGAACGGGCAGGAACCTAAGGCAacatttatatgattttgcacAATATTGATTGCTCGAACATCAGAAAGTTCTGCCTGACAAAGACATATATAGtttgttgaaatttaaaattgtaatcaaataatatttaaataaaagatcTAAAGgtataacaaaaattaataaaaataatataatgcagaaaaagttgaaaaaaaataatattataagaaatatgccaaacaaaaaaataaagaatataataattaaagaaataataatataaataaaacaataaattatttaaaaatatatatacaaaaaatataagcaATTTAAGAGTGAGATTAATAATTAAAGATTGATGTAGTACAAAATTCTAAAGAAACTTGATGCGGCTAAAATGCAAATTCTAATATTCgagcaacaaatatatatattttttttttagttatgtTTTAACTTATTGTTATTATCGTATTTCTAGTTAAACTCATCTTGAGTAATTTTAATAGTATTCGATCTCTagtaaaagctttaatttatatttgaaagtTAATGTGTATATGTTAGTAAAAATAGACTTAAAAGGATTTTTGATAGCACATCATCCACACGTAGGATACATTAAAATTGCCTTAACTATGTCAGATGCCATTGCCCGCATTTAATTGTGTATTTGTtgaagtatttatatttaatttttcttgaATGTTTCATATTGCAGATATTACTCCCTCAACAGAGGCTAAAACCGTTGAACCCCATGAAACCTGTGTACAGAATAACAATGCTAATTcccacaataacaacaacaacaacaacagcagcaatagcaacaacagcaacagcaacagcaaccatAACCATAATAATAATCCTGTAATACTTAACCAAATAGCTGCGACTGAGGTAGCATCAGTTGCCGTTAGTTCAAGCGGTGCCGCATCCATTTTTGAGGTGACCGCCGAGGAGAGCGACTGCATCAATGGCATGGCAGGTCCGAGCGGTTCACGGCCGCTGGACATGAACAAGAATGCCAAGAATGCTGGCGATGATTTCGAGGATACGCACAGCACAGATTCGGCATTTGAGAGCGCCTCGGAGGGCGACATCAGTCGCCATTTGCCGGATGAGTTTAGTCGACTTTCTGTGTCGCTGGAGAGCACGCGGCTGGATGATATGGCCAAGGAGATGGCCATTGAGACGGCGACCATAGCCAGTGAGTCCACTGAGTGTCTGCTGGTCGCCGAGGAGGCAGCCACGCCCGCTTCTACGCCCACACCAGTTGTGCACAtgctgccgcagtcgcagccgcagctggaCACAACAGAAGTGATTGTGGCGACGGTGCCCAAGGTAACGATTGCGGCCAAGGAGAAGGAGCCCAGTGCCAGTCCATGTCCTAGTCCAACACCgacaccgccgccgccatcgACATCTCCGGGCGGCGTCAGCAGTGGACTGCGTCGCACCGAATCCAGCTGTGCCTATCTCAATCAGTCAACGCGCAATCGCTCCCAGAGCTCGGACAGTCTGTGCAGCGAGAACTCGTTGGACGGCAGCACGAGTGCAGCCGATCCGCATCTGGCCGAGAAGCTGACCAAGAACGATACACTGTCGCGTCGCCAGCTGGTCGATGCCACACTGGAGGCGGCCAATCGTGCGCCCAGCGGCCTCAAGGCGCTCGCGTTATGGAGCAACAATCTGACCAAGGAGTGCGGCCCCTGCATTGCCGAGCTGCTCTCGCGCAGCTCCTCGCTGGAGCTGCTCAACATTGGCAAGAACTGTTTGTCCAATGATTTTGTGGCCACCATCAAGGACAGCCTGACCAGGAACACAACGCTCACCACGCTCGGCCTGCAGAGCGCCCATCTCAGCGCCAAGGGCATCGAGACGCTCGCCTCCATTCTGACCTTCGGTGGCAACAGCAAATTGCAGCGCATCGATATACGTGACAATAAACTAGAGGTGGAAAGTCTGAACATAATTGCCGAGGTGCTCAAGTCCAACAAGACGATCACCCAAATTGATATCAATGATGAGCCCAAGCGTCTAACGGTAAGTTATTTATGATGTCCTTTCACCCCTGACCCTTAAACTTAAACGCCCCTTCGAACACGTTAATATATTTGCTTTCCATAAGTGTCATAATTCCAATGCAGGAGCTGAAGCTGAGTTCTGAAAgaagttattttgttttacttatCCAAATGTCAATCACCGCAGCTAAAGTAGCAGGCATTAAATTATAGGGTAtctaatatataaaaaaaaaaaatgaataattaattaataattgtcatgaatttcaaattgtttgaaaagaaaactttaaagcgacaaaatatcttaaatatttgcttcgtacattcaattttgtttataaacattttattatttatgtgaaAAGTGTTTTCGAATATTCCCAAATATTAAATGCCTTGTCTGGTTCcttaacatttttcaattttaacgtaaataattaaagtttgtttaaaaaatatctattatttatataaaaacagtTTTACAATATtaccaaatattaaaatggtcTAAGCCAGGCTCAGGTCGAGCTCGACTTGACTCCGTAAAGTTCGAAGTGGATGTCTTGAAGTTCCTTAAGAACTACATAAATATTGGTTCATGTTTAGTTTTCGTAATATTTTGATACCCAAATATTTGCCTTGGATTTGCCTTGGCTTTTGCCCATTTAATTGACATTCTTGACTTCGGCCTCAGCCGAAGGTATCCGACtctagtatatacatatattccgAATTGTAGTTGTGTGTTGCGTTGATTGTTGACTTTTATTgaatcattttcatttcgtgctgttattgttattgttattgttgccaaCTTCTTCTCCTTCATCGCAAAGTTACCCATTGTGCCGATAGTAAAAGTTGTGCCGCCAACGCCAATGGCCCAGGATAGCGTAAGTAAATCCCATCACAGCCAGCAAATATTTTCTCGCTCCTCTCTTAAGTACTTCTCCGCCCGATCTTGGGCAATAATCGCATACAGATCTCTTTTGGCTTGCTACCACTAATAATTCCGCTAACAATGCTAACAACGCAAAAGCTCTGCAGCTGCAATTTcgttttttatgaaaatcaccttagccaaaaacaaaaacaaaaaaaaacaacaaacaacaaaacaaaaatccgaGCACGATCtacatttttctttataaCAACTATTTGAGAGTGTGCTTAACAGAAATGTGTTCttttttaacaataaaaaaaaaaaacaacaaaataaataatttgctttGTTCCTCATTTTAGTTCCAAATAAAAGTTaccaaattaataaattataaataaatatttatttcgtatttttaatgcaattaaagcGTTTGTATagttcaaataaaataactaaaaatttttttaaataattttaactgAAGTACATTAAAACGCAAGAAAATCTTTCAGTTTTGCACACActataaataattgtatttatttctattagtTATAGCTTAAATTCAAGTGGCAACTGGTATTAAATGTTGttggttatttttattgtagaTTGGCAGCGATGCGCATTTGGATTATACACGAGTACTGGGCACAGTGCGCTCCATGTGCTCGCGCAATGAGAAAATGCAGGCggaggagctggagctggcggAGAAGGCGGCGAACGTgggcggcggcaacagcagcaacagcagcagcagcaacaacaacggagGCAGCAGCAATGGCACCATTGGCGGATCGGGCATCAAGAATCGGTGTCGCGGCGGTTACTACTTGGGCTCGCGGAAGATATCGCTGACGTGCCACAGCCGGCCGCTGGTGGACGCAGCGACTGGCACTGTGTCCGCTGCGCTAGCAGTAACCGCAATGCCGACACCGGCTGCCAAACTGGAGGTGAAGCGCAAGACAAATGCGCGTCTGCGCTCACCGGGTCCCAGTCCGCCCACGATATCGCCGTCCTCCTCGCCCAATCGCAGCCGCTTTCATGTGTCGCGCGTCAACGAGATTGGCAGCCCGTTGACCTCGCCCCTGGCCCAGATGCCGCCCCAGCATCCGCCGACGCCGCGCTccgccagcagctgcatgTCCATACCGACAGCCAGCGGAGTCAGCagcattagcagcagcagcagcagcagcagcaatggtgGCATCGGTGCCGGCGGGCTGCTGGGCAGCCAGAGCAGCCTTAATGCCATGGCCGTGCTGCCGTTGCCCACGTCCAGTTCGCTGCCATCGATGGCATCGGTAACCTCATCCACCCAGACCGTTAAGCGGCTGTCTGTGTCGCCGCGTTCGCGCTTTCATGTCTCGCGGATCTACGAGGATCCGCAGACGCCACCGATA is a window encoding:
- the LOC6627289 gene encoding pneumococcal serine-rich repeat protein isoform X4 — translated: MLHKIDENAAPTVTSTPTTTTTATTSTTIMAPAETTGNGTEPTISTHLANATATIEPTTTTTITTTSAAAVATEQETVAVVVVAVAANAAVVVAAAAAEGQATETEAETATATMTVTANNIPTPLPLSAAAERTELATTADVAAANSASAASAASEHQPEAEPEPEPAAFDVQMRTQQQQKIRIYHGAKQSAVWRTDSLASNSSSSNRSEAGSTEVMATSRAHSGYSTAPSLLQRKFSDSSFNAATMPRRVSFPESDKELVTGYLEPANPWEKVCQVSSIAEISELYVKSCYKHHTQPLKNIMEHLKALDLHLARQPLLSLKGIQLTPNDCEPLEEIFMRIQYKAIDLSECPLNESCLSALCQMIEYYEAANELDISYNKEQMTVRGWGLCTHMVGRSQELQMLNAEGNQISKVGAENLGAALSLSNLHTLKLEHCGLKGPPLTNFCCKLYHNKILKELWLGYNDLDCTDAQHIADMLRFNHSIELIDISNNNIRDEGAMYLVQALILQATELERRSGLPLQRARAIEDDELVSPMETTASAQLAGRSEQCSSQIQSEAHATDPSTTPKAIDVLETVVEQQPAAGAAAGAAAAEEPSTSEPAVALLVDVDNDADDDNTETDTVRTLRSGNQSATGQSMLDKLLSMNSDSSSEEAPSNISTDTLAACCSEDISEISNDVYDAAGKLQSAAAATTSTDESTTTLVDPILDQLTPSIQQQQSSQTERNLCDITPSTEAKTVEPHETCVQNNNANSHNNNNNNNSSNSNNSNSNSNHNHNNNPVILNQIAATEVASVAVSSSGAASIFEVTAEESDCINGMAGPSGSRPLDMNKNAKNAGDDFEDTHSTDSAFESASEGDISRHLPDEFSRLSVSLESTRLDDMAKEMAIETATIASESTECLLVAEEAATPASTPTPVVHMLPQSQPQLDTTEVIVATVPKVTIAAKEKEPSASPCPSPTPTPPPPSTSPGGVSSGLRRTESSCAYLNQSTRNRSQSSDSLCSENSLDGSTSAADPHLAEKLTKNDTLSRRQLVDATLEAANRAPSGLKALALWSNNLTKECGPCIAELLSRSSSLELLNIGKNCLSNDFVATIKDSLTRNTTLTTLGLQSAHLSAKGIETLASILTFGGNSKLQRIDIRDNKLEVESLNIIAEVLKSNKTITQIDINDEPKRLTIGSDAHLDYTRVLGTVRSMCSRNEKMQAEELELAEKAANVGGGNSSNSSSSNNNGGSSNGTIGGSGIKNRCRGGYYLGSRKISLTCHSRPLVDAATGTVSAALAVTAMPTPAAKLEVKRKTNARLRSPGPSPPTISPSSSPNRSRFHVSRVNEIGSPLTSPLAQMPPQHPPTPRSASSCMSIPTASGVSSISSSSSSSSNGGIGAGGLLGSQSSLNAMAVLPLPTSSSLPSMASVTSSTQTVKRLSVSPRSRFHVSRIYEDPQTPPIHLPPTPMLKSARKAAAVAQLAEATITAVEHEPTLSASTMTTAATTTAMPISSVIIVEPSPTVADNENNAHQQSTNGMEPEQAAIQKLSPNSPSTSSSSCSTSPVSVSSATSSTSSGASNVTTDNTDNPGSPKEPATIVVAKSCPIAVFGDNDITLTKDSAAGAVLSAAASISTDAGNPPAESTPTATGQQQQQQQQQQQLQQPATRARKSSWIANPTTVDKLLTLFNPSAIFQRSSSPESKAAPASAVAPLTNNAQNITTTTTTSNAATGGSGDVNVTLLATRKTTPPARGNGGSNNATTTAAATAAGGAGSLVTGASGLETGAGSSSFLDTASRQLRDFGKQVFRQNLSFNNSGDGMGAAAQLDVNPSAVAMATSPILSNVAESPSPPECNAVHMPLSLKRELKENISPEHTINEETLHTLQKLSRVEDMTLKAEAAAELGDIEIVMHSEVSDMPEMEQQQQQQQQLQPTQQQQPQQEDLGAGLGR
- the LOC6627289 gene encoding pneumococcal serine-rich repeat protein isoform X1 yields the protein MLHKIDENAAPTVTSTPTTTTTATTSTTIMAPAETTGNGTEPTISTHLANATATIEPTTTTTITTTSAAAVATEQETVAVVVVAVAANAAVVVAAAAAEGQATETEAETATATMTVTANNIPTPLPLSAAAERTELATTADVAAANSASAASAASEHQPEAEPEPEPAAFDVQMRTQQQQKIRIYHGAKQSAVWRTDSLASNSSSSNRSEAGSTEVMATSRAHSGYSTAPSLLQRKFSDSSFNAATMPRRVSFPESDKELVTGYLEPANPWEKVCQVSSIAEISELYVKSCYKHHTQPLKNIMEHLKALDLHLARQPLLSLKGIQLTPNDCEPLEEIFMRIQYKAIDLSECPLNESCLSALCQMIEYYEAANELDISYNKEQMTVRGWGLCTHMVGRSQELQMLNAEGNQISKVGAENLGAALSLSNLHTLKLEHCGLKGPPLTNFCKCCKLYHNKILKELWLGYNDLDCTDAQHIADMLRFNHSIELIDISNNNIRDEGAMYLVQALILQATELERRSGLPLQRARAIEDDELVSPMETTASAQLAGRSEQCSSQIQSEAHATDPSTTPKAIDVLETVVEQQPAAGAAAGAAAAEEPSTSEPAVALLVDVDNDADDDNTETDTVRTLRSGNQSATGQSMLDKLLSMNSDSSSEEAPSNISTDTLAACCSEDISEISNDVYDAAGKLQSAAAATTSTDESTTTLVDPILDQLTPSIQQQQSSQTERNLCDITPSTEAKTVEPHETCVQNNNANSHNNNNNNNSSNSNNSNSNSNHNHNNNPVILNQIAATEVASVAVSSSGAASIFEVTAEESDCINGMAGPSGSRPLDMNKNAKNAGDDFEDTHSTDSAFESASEGDISRHLPDEFSRLSVSLESTRLDDMAKEMAIETATIASESTECLLVAEEAATPASTPTPVVHMLPQSQPQLDTTEVIVATVPKVTIAAKEKEPSASPCPSPTPTPPPPSTSPGGVSSGLRRTESSCAYLNQSTRNRSQSSDSLCSENSLDGSTSAADPHLAEKLTKNDTLSRRQLVDATLEAANRAPSGLKALALWSNNLTKECGPCIAELLSRSSSLELLNIGKNCLSNDFVATIKDSLTRNTTLTTLGLQSAHLSAKGIETLASILTFGGNSKLQRIDIRDNKLEVESLNIIAEVLKSNKTITQIDINDEPKRLTLPIVPIVKVVPPTPMAQDSIGSDAHLDYTRVLGTVRSMCSRNEKMQAEELELAEKAANVGGGNSSNSSSSNNNGGSSNGTIGGSGIKNRCRGGYYLGSRKISLTCHSRPLVDAATGTVSAALAVTAMPTPAAKLEVKRKTNARLRSPGPSPPTISPSSSPNRSRFHVSRVNEIGSPLTSPLAQMPPQHPPTPRSASSCMSIPTASGVSSISSSSSSSSNGGIGAGGLLGSQSSLNAMAVLPLPTSSSLPSMASVTSSTQTVKRLSVSPRSRFHVSRIYEDPQTPPIHLPPTPMLKSARKAAAVAQLAEATITAVEHEPTLSASTMTTAATTTAMPISSVIIVEPSPTVADNENNAHQQSTNGMEPEQAAIQKLSPNSPSTSSSSCSTSPVSVSSATSSTSSGASNVTTDNTDNPGSPKEPATIVVAKSCPIAVFGDNDITLTKDSAAGAVLSAAASISTDAGNPPAESTPTATGQQQQQQQQQQQLQQPATRARKSSWIANPTTVDKLLTLFNPSAIFQRSSSPESKAAPASAVAPLTNNAQNITTTTTTSNAATGGSGDVNVTLLATRKTTPPARGNGGSNNATTTAAATAAGGAGSLVTGASGLETGAGSSSFLDTASRQLRDFGKQVFRQNLSFNNSGDGMGAAAQLDVNPSAVAMATSPILSNVAESPSPPECNAVHMPLSLKRELKENISPEHTINEETLHTLQKLSRVEDMTLKAEAAAELGDIEIVMHSEVSDMPEMEQQQQQQQQLQPTQQQQPQQEDLGAGLGR
- the LOC6627289 gene encoding pneumococcal serine-rich repeat protein isoform X2, whose translation is MLHKIDENAAPTVTSTPTTTTTATTSTTIMAPAETTGNGTEPTISTHLANATATIEPTTTTTITTTSAAAVATEQETVAVVVVAVAANAAVVVAAAAAEGQATETEAETATATMTVTANNIPTPLPLSAAAERTELATTADVAAANSASAASAASEHQPEAEPEPEPAAFDVQMRTQQQQKIRIYHGAKQSAVWRTDSLASNSSSSNRSEAGSTEVMATSRAHSGYSTAPSLLQRKFSDSSFNAATMPRRVSFPESDKELVTGYLEPANPWEKVCQVSSIAEISELYVKSCYKHHTQPLKNIMEHLKALDLHLARQPLLSLKGIQLTPNDCEPLEEIFMRIQYKAIDLSECPLNESCLSALCQMIEYYEAANELDISYNKEQMTVRGWGLCTHMVGRSQELQMLNAEGNQISKVGAENLGAALSLSNLHTLKLEHCGLKGPPLTNFCCKLYHNKILKELWLGYNDLDCTDAQHIADMLRFNHSIELIDISNNNIRDEGAMYLVQALILQATELERRSGLPLQRARAIEDDELVSPMETTASAQLAGRSEQCSSQIQSEAHATDPSTTPKAIDVLETVVEQQPAAGAAAGAAAAEEPSTSEPAVALLVDVDNDADDDNTETDTVRTLRSGNQSATGQSMLDKLLSMNSDSSSEEAPSNISTDTLAACCSEDISEISNDVYDAAGKLQSAAAATTSTDESTTTLVDPILDQLTPSIQQQQSSQTERNLCDITPSTEAKTVEPHETCVQNNNANSHNNNNNNNSSNSNNSNSNSNHNHNNNPVILNQIAATEVASVAVSSSGAASIFEVTAEESDCINGMAGPSGSRPLDMNKNAKNAGDDFEDTHSTDSAFESASEGDISRHLPDEFSRLSVSLESTRLDDMAKEMAIETATIASESTECLLVAEEAATPASTPTPVVHMLPQSQPQLDTTEVIVATVPKVTIAAKEKEPSASPCPSPTPTPPPPSTSPGGVSSGLRRTESSCAYLNQSTRNRSQSSDSLCSENSLDGSTSAADPHLAEKLTKNDTLSRRQLVDATLEAANRAPSGLKALALWSNNLTKECGPCIAELLSRSSSLELLNIGKNCLSNDFVATIKDSLTRNTTLTTLGLQSAHLSAKGIETLASILTFGGNSKLQRIDIRDNKLEVESLNIIAEVLKSNKTITQIDINDEPKRLTLPIVPIVKVVPPTPMAQDSIGSDAHLDYTRVLGTVRSMCSRNEKMQAEELELAEKAANVGGGNSSNSSSSNNNGGSSNGTIGGSGIKNRCRGGYYLGSRKISLTCHSRPLVDAATGTVSAALAVTAMPTPAAKLEVKRKTNARLRSPGPSPPTISPSSSPNRSRFHVSRVNEIGSPLTSPLAQMPPQHPPTPRSASSCMSIPTASGVSSISSSSSSSSNGGIGAGGLLGSQSSLNAMAVLPLPTSSSLPSMASVTSSTQTVKRLSVSPRSRFHVSRIYEDPQTPPIHLPPTPMLKSARKAAAVAQLAEATITAVEHEPTLSASTMTTAATTTAMPISSVIIVEPSPTVADNENNAHQQSTNGMEPEQAAIQKLSPNSPSTSSSSCSTSPVSVSSATSSTSSGASNVTTDNTDNPGSPKEPATIVVAKSCPIAVFGDNDITLTKDSAAGAVLSAAASISTDAGNPPAESTPTATGQQQQQQQQQQQLQQPATRARKSSWIANPTTVDKLLTLFNPSAIFQRSSSPESKAAPASAVAPLTNNAQNITTTTTTSNAATGGSGDVNVTLLATRKTTPPARGNGGSNNATTTAAATAAGGAGSLVTGASGLETGAGSSSFLDTASRQLRDFGKQVFRQNLSFNNSGDGMGAAAQLDVNPSAVAMATSPILSNVAESPSPPECNAVHMPLSLKRELKENISPEHTINEETLHTLQKLSRVEDMTLKAEAAAELGDIEIVMHSEVSDMPEMEQQQQQQQQLQPTQQQQPQQEDLGAGLGR
- the LOC6627289 gene encoding pneumococcal serine-rich repeat protein isoform X3 encodes the protein MLHKIDENAAPTVTSTPTTTTTATTSTTIMAPAETTGNGTEPTISTHLANATATIEPTTTTTITTTSAAAVATEQETVAVVVVAVAANAAVVVAAAAAEGQATETEAETATATMTVTANNIPTPLPLSAAAERTELATTADVAAANSASAASAASEHQPEAEPEPEPAAFDVQMRTQQQQKIRIYHGAKQSAVWRTDSLASNSSSSNRSEAGSTEVMATSRAHSGYSTAPSLLQRKFSDSSFNAATMPRRVSFPESDKELVTGYLEPANPWEKVCQVSSIAEISELYVKSCYKHHTQPLKNIMEHLKALDLHLARQPLLSLKGIQLTPNDCEPLEEIFMRIQYKAIDLSECPLNESCLSALCQMIEYYEAANELDISYNKEQMTVRGWGLCTHMVGRSQELQMLNAEGNQISKVGAENLGAALSLSNLHTLKLEHCGLKGPPLTNFCKCCKLYHNKILKELWLGYNDLDCTDAQHIADMLRFNHSIELIDISNNNIRDEGAMYLVQALILQATELERRSGLPLQRARAIEDDELVSPMETTASAQLAGRSEQCSSQIQSEAHATDPSTTPKAIDVLETVVEQQPAAGAAAGAAAAEEPSTSEPAVALLVDVDNDADDDNTETDTVRTLRSGNQSATGQSMLDKLLSMNSDSSSEEAPSNISTDTLAACCSEDISEISNDVYDAAGKLQSAAAATTSTDESTTTLVDPILDQLTPSIQQQQSSQTERNLCDITPSTEAKTVEPHETCVQNNNANSHNNNNNNNSSNSNNSNSNSNHNHNNNPVILNQIAATEVASVAVSSSGAASIFEVTAEESDCINGMAGPSGSRPLDMNKNAKNAGDDFEDTHSTDSAFESASEGDISRHLPDEFSRLSVSLESTRLDDMAKEMAIETATIASESTECLLVAEEAATPASTPTPVVHMLPQSQPQLDTTEVIVATVPKVTIAAKEKEPSASPCPSPTPTPPPPSTSPGGVSSGLRRTESSCAYLNQSTRNRSQSSDSLCSENSLDGSTSAADPHLAEKLTKNDTLSRRQLVDATLEAANRAPSGLKALALWSNNLTKECGPCIAELLSRSSSLELLNIGKNCLSNDFVATIKDSLTRNTTLTTLGLQSAHLSAKGIETLASILTFGGNSKLQRIDIRDNKLEVESLNIIAEVLKSNKTITQIDINDEPKRLTIGSDAHLDYTRVLGTVRSMCSRNEKMQAEELELAEKAANVGGGNSSNSSSSNNNGGSSNGTIGGSGIKNRCRGGYYLGSRKISLTCHSRPLVDAATGTVSAALAVTAMPTPAAKLEVKRKTNARLRSPGPSPPTISPSSSPNRSRFHVSRVNEIGSPLTSPLAQMPPQHPPTPRSASSCMSIPTASGVSSISSSSSSSSNGGIGAGGLLGSQSSLNAMAVLPLPTSSSLPSMASVTSSTQTVKRLSVSPRSRFHVSRIYEDPQTPPIHLPPTPMLKSARKAAAVAQLAEATITAVEHEPTLSASTMTTAATTTAMPISSVIIVEPSPTVADNENNAHQQSTNGMEPEQAAIQKLSPNSPSTSSSSCSTSPVSVSSATSSTSSGASNVTTDNTDNPGSPKEPATIVVAKSCPIAVFGDNDITLTKDSAAGAVLSAAASISTDAGNPPAESTPTATGQQQQQQQQQQQLQQPATRARKSSWIANPTTVDKLLTLFNPSAIFQRSSSPESKAAPASAVAPLTNNAQNITTTTTTSNAATGGSGDVNVTLLATRKTTPPARGNGGSNNATTTAAATAAGGAGSLVTGASGLETGAGSSSFLDTASRQLRDFGKQVFRQNLSFNNSGDGMGAAAQLDVNPSAVAMATSPILSNVAESPSPPECNAVHMPLSLKRELKENISPEHTINEETLHTLQKLSRVEDMTLKAEAAAELGDIEIVMHSEVSDMPEMEQQQQQQQQLQPTQQQQPQQEDLGAGLGR